From the uncultured Methanomethylovorans sp. genome, the window ACCTCCAGCCATGACATGAACACCTCAGGACGTAATCCTCAAGAGTACCAGCTGAAAGTGGACAACCCATATGCTTGCACCTATTAGACAGAGCATATAATTGGCCTTCTTTCTTGATGAGAAGGACATGCTTATCATTAATTTCCACAAGCTTCAGAGTATTTTCTTTAAGTTCATTTGCGTTAAGAGCAAAGACCCACGATGGCTCAACCATTTTCTTTACCCCCATATAAGCACAGGGTTACAAAATTATAAATAACTGTCGTGAATTACCACAGAAGGATACGATTACGGCAAAAAACTGCAGAGAATTGATCTTTATAAGAATATCTGATTCCTTTCAGGATACTTTACTGTAATAAAATTACTTTCAATATAACAAAGTATTTGTCATAAGATGTGGATTAAATTACTGATCAAATAGATGCTCACATATATAAATAAAGTTAATATATAATTATGTGATCTAGATGCTTCGAAAGATAAATTTACTAATAATATTATTTATTTTGCTTTCATCTTTTGCTATGCCAACTAATGCAGCAGAAGAAAAGAATGATAAAATCCCGGTCCTGATCAACTTCAAAGGAAGAATTGATCCAACTATTTTAGAGGCAAATGTGCAATCATTGGAAGCTCAAGGAGGAGAAATCAAATATGAATATACGATTGTCAATGCAGTAGCCGCTGAGCTTCCTCAAAAAGCAATTGATGCCCTGTCAAAGAACCCAAATATTGATTTCATTGAACCTGATTATGAAATTCAGCTAATGGAAGCTGATGACCTGGCCCAAGCAGATGAAATTCCGTGGGGGATCTCAAAAATTAATGCAATCAACGCTCAATATGCAGGATTTACCGGAAAAGGAATCAAGATTGCTGTTTTAGATACAGGTATTGATTACAATCATCCTGACCTTAAAGCAAATTATATTGGTGGCTATGATTTTGTTAATGCTGATAATTACCCGATGGATGACCATGGCCACGGAACCCATGTTGCTGGAACTATAGCTGCTCTTAGCAATGGTGTGGGCGTAATTGGTGCAGCTCCACAGGCACAATTATATGCTGTAAAGGTTGTTAGTAGTTCAGGTTCAGCTTCATATAGTAACCTCATAGCTGGAATCGATTGGGCAATTAACAACAATGCTGATGTCATTACTATGAGCCTTGGAGGTACAGCGTTCTCTTCTACACTCCAGAACGCTTGTGATAATGCTTACAGCAAGGGGATCATACTGGTAGGAGCTGCTGGAAATTCCGGTAGTGCTGTGGTTTATCCTGCAGCTTACGATTCAGTAATAGCTGTTTCTGCAATTGATTCAACTGACACAATAACTTCATGGTCATGTTACGGCTCTGAGATAGAACTCACTGCACCTGGCGTGAATATCAAGTCCACTACTCCCGGTGGTTTTTATGAATACATGAATGGTACAAGTATGGCCACTCCGCACGTTACAGGAACTATAGCTTTAATGCTGAGCAGCAAAGTTGCAGGTACCAGTTATGACCTCAACAATAATGGGAAATGGGATCCGGCAGAAATTCGTTCAAGGCTTCAAAGTACAGCAACAGACCTCGGTGCCTCTGGAAAAGATGACTATTATGGATATGGTGTTGTGAATGCGTATGCAGCTGTTAAAGGCCTTGTACCAATTGATGATAATCTGCCAGTTGCAAATGCCGGCGTTGATAAGACTGCAACTGTTGGTTCAGCTCTAAACTTTGATGGTAGTTCTTCTACTGATGACAAAGGGATAATATCTTACTCTTGGGATTTTGATGAATCAAATGGAATTACATCTGAAGCTACAACCATGAATGCTACGAAAACATATACTTCAGAAGGTACTTACACTGTAACTCTGACTGTCACAGACACAGCAGGACAGAAAGCAACAGACACGCTACAGGTAGTTATTAGCAGTCCAATCACTACGGTCTTACATACGCCTACTTATGACAACAGACTGCGCTCGGACACTCCAACAACTGTACTTTCTACGACCAGTTATCTTGATATTGGAAAGAGTACAGCGATTGCCAGGGATATAATGATGTTTGATCTAAGCAGTTACAAGACAAACGATACAGTATCAAAGGCAACTCTGTCCTTGTATTGGTATTACCCTGCAGGTAAGACACGAACTTCTGACACTGTAGTTGAAGTTTACAGGCCAATGAAATGGGATCCAAAGTATGTGAGCTGGAAATCAAATGCATCGGAAGCTCTCTGGAGTACGGCCGGTGGATGCTGGTATGATAAAAATGAAGTATCTCAGGGTACTACACCGTATGCAACCATTACCTTCCCAGCAAGCACAGTGCCAAGCAACAAATACTATGATTTTGACGTCACACAACTCGTGCAGGAGTATGTAAGTGGCAAGTACAGGAATACTGGTTTCTTCCTGAAAGCTAAGACTGAGAGCGGGAACTATATAGCCTTATACAGCTCGGAATATTCAAACGCTGCAATGAAACCTAAATTGACTGTGACTATAGCATCTGGTTCAACTTCAGTAGATAATCCACCAATTGCAAATGCTGGTGCTGATAAGACAGCAATTGTTGGAACAGCTGTAACCTTTGATGGCAGCTCTTCCACTGATGATAAAGGCATAGAATCTTATTCATGGGATTTTGATGCTTCAAATGGAATAACAGCTGATGCAACTACAAATACGGCTTCCAAAACATATACTGAAACAGGAAATTACACTGTGACTCTGACTGTTATAGATACAGCAGGACAGAAAGCAACAGATACATTACAAATAGTTGTTATCAGTCCAACCAGTGAGACCTCATACACTCCTACTTATGACAACAGACTGCGTTCGGATACTCCAACAACTGTGCTCTCCACGACCAATTATCTTGATATTGGAAAGAGTACAGCTATTGCCAGAGATGTGATGATATTCGACCTGAGCAGTTATAAGATAACTGATACAATATCAAAGGCAACTCTATCCTTGTATTGGTATTATCCGGCAGGTAAGACTCGCACTTCTGATACTATAGTTGAAATATACAGGCCAGTCGAATGGGATCAAAAGTATGTAACTTGGAACTCGAGGACAGCAGGCATTTTGTGGAGTGCAGTGGGAGGAAACTGGTATGACAAAATTGCAGCATCACAGGGTACTACACCGTATTCATCGGTGATATTCCCTGCTGATATGGCACCTGATAACAAATATTATGATTTTGATGTCACACAGCTCGTACAAGAATATATAAGCGGGAAGTACAAGAACACTGGTTTCTTCATCAAGGCAAAAACAGAGAGTGGGAACTATATTTCATTTTATAGTTCAGAATATTCAAATGCAGCAATGAGACCAAAATTGACTGTGACTACAGCATCAGGTTCTATAGATAGATCTCCCGTACTTGCTCCAATTGGCAATAAGACAGCATATGTGAACTCACTGCTAAGTTTTACCTTATCAGCAACAGACCCCGATGGGGATAAAGTAACTTACTCTGCTACTGAATTGCCGACAGGAGCGAAACTGAATGCAACTACAGGAACGTTTACATGGACTCCCACTGCTACAGGAAAATATAGTATAAAGTTTATTGCGACTGCTAATGGGCAAACAGATGATGAAAACATATGGATCACGGTAACAACTACTGCTGAAAACACTGTACCTTATGTGCCGACTAATGACAATCAACTGCGTGAGTCTTCTCCAAGTTCTGTTCTTTCCAGTTCTAGCTATATCGACATTGGAAAGAGCACATATCGTTGCAGAGGTGTGATGATGTTTGACCTGAACAATTATAAGACCACAGACGAAATATCAAAAGCAACTCTGTCGTTGTATTGGTATTATCCGGCAGGTAAGACGCGCACTTCTGATACAATAGTCGAAGTTTATAGACCCGTAGAATGGGATACAAAGTACGTAACCTGGAACTCAAGAGCATCAGGAACTTTGTGGAGTACAGCCGGTGGAAGTTGGTACGATAAGAATGCAGTATCCCAGGGTACTACACCTTATGCATCAGTGACATTCCCAGCTGGCACTGTTCCTGATAACAAATACTATGAGTTTGATGTCACTCAGCTAGTTAAGGAATATATTAGTGGGAAATACAGGAACACTGGCTTCTTCCTGAAAGCTAAGACTGAGAGTGAAAATTATATTGCATTCTACAGCTCGGACTATTCTAATGCTGTAATGAGACCAAAGTTAACTATAACAAGTTAACTAGAGAGAAATAATATGAGCGAACTGAAATTCGCTCTACTTACATTTTTAACCTTATGAGATTTTCGATTAACCTACCTCAGAAATTGTCGTTTGGATAACCTCTACTTTCGCATTAATAGTAGCTACTGTATTAATTTCAATATATTTGAAACTCAATAGTTACTATGAATTAATAGGATATGAAGGGTTAAAATATTTTAAAAATTCATTCATTTCCCTAGTATTCTCTTTCTTATTGATGTATCTACTGGGTATATCAGAGGAAATGAAAAAAGATAATATTGATGCTGAGATTATATTAGTAGATTTACTCGCAGTGAGTATTATATGGTTTTTGTACAATTATGTAATGACTTTCTTTTTTGAAGAATTTAGACAAAAACATCATAAAATATATGAAATTTTGGAAAACAGAAAACAAGTATTATTATTTGTGATTTTATTTGGACTTATAGCATCACCTCTAATTTCAATACCGATCCTATTTTTCCCGTTGTTTTTCTTCTATACAATATATAAGAAAACACGGCAAAGCTCTAAAGTATTAAAGTATTTTACTGTATACAATTTACTGATATTATCTTACACTATAAATTTGATTCAACTAATAGGATTCGAGTTGTATCAAAGTGTTTTCATTGATATTGTAATATTTTGTTTTCAGATGACACTATACATAATAATATGGAGAGAGGTCAATATTCAATGAAAAAAAGAGAAAGGCTGGAGATAATATACGATATATTATACCTAATTAGCAGCAATGGCAATCTAATTAGGCCAACGCCTCTCCTAAGAAAATCGAATCTTTCTTCAAGCCAATTTGATAATTACATAACAGAACTAATTGAAAAAGGATTTGTAGAGATCCATACTGTTGAGTATAAACAAAATTATAGGCTTAAGAAAAAAGGGTTT encodes:
- a CDS encoding Rieske (2Fe-2S) protein → MVEPSWVFALNANELKENTLKLVEINDKHVLLIKKEGQLYALSNRCKHMGCPLSAGTLEDYVLRCSCHGWRYDIKNGEYLGSRDIALKVYGSKIEDSKVFVYI
- a CDS encoding disaggregatase related repeat-containing protein; this translates as MPTNAAEEKNDKIPVLINFKGRIDPTILEANVQSLEAQGGEIKYEYTIVNAVAAELPQKAIDALSKNPNIDFIEPDYEIQLMEADDLAQADEIPWGISKINAINAQYAGFTGKGIKIAVLDTGIDYNHPDLKANYIGGYDFVNADNYPMDDHGHGTHVAGTIAALSNGVGVIGAAPQAQLYAVKVVSSSGSASYSNLIAGIDWAINNNADVITMSLGGTAFSSTLQNACDNAYSKGIILVGAAGNSGSAVVYPAAYDSVIAVSAIDSTDTITSWSCYGSEIELTAPGVNIKSTTPGGFYEYMNGTSMATPHVTGTIALMLSSKVAGTSYDLNNNGKWDPAEIRSRLQSTATDLGASGKDDYYGYGVVNAYAAVKGLVPIDDNLPVANAGVDKTATVGSALNFDGSSSTDDKGIISYSWDFDESNGITSEATTMNATKTYTSEGTYTVTLTVTDTAGQKATDTLQVVISSPITTVLHTPTYDNRLRSDTPTTVLSTTSYLDIGKSTAIARDIMMFDLSSYKTNDTVSKATLSLYWYYPAGKTRTSDTVVEVYRPMKWDPKYVSWKSNASEALWSTAGGCWYDKNEVSQGTTPYATITFPASTVPSNKYYDFDVTQLVQEYVSGKYRNTGFFLKAKTESGNYIALYSSEYSNAAMKPKLTVTIASGSTSVDNPPIANAGADKTAIVGTAVTFDGSSSTDDKGIESYSWDFDASNGITADATTNTASKTYTETGNYTVTLTVIDTAGQKATDTLQIVVISPTSETSYTPTYDNRLRSDTPTTVLSTTNYLDIGKSTAIARDVMIFDLSSYKITDTISKATLSLYWYYPAGKTRTSDTIVEIYRPVEWDQKYVTWNSRTAGILWSAVGGNWYDKIAASQGTTPYSSVIFPADMAPDNKYYDFDVTQLVQEYISGKYKNTGFFIKAKTESGNYISFYSSEYSNAAMRPKLTVTTASGSIDRSPVLAPIGNKTAYVNSLLSFTLSATDPDGDKVTYSATELPTGAKLNATTGTFTWTPTATGKYSIKFIATANGQTDDENIWITVTTTAENTVPYVPTNDNQLRESSPSSVLSSSSYIDIGKSTYRCRGVMMFDLNNYKTTDEISKATLSLYWYYPAGKTRTSDTIVEVYRPVEWDTKYVTWNSRASGTLWSTAGGSWYDKNAVSQGTTPYASVTFPAGTVPDNKYYEFDVTQLVKEYISGKYRNTGFFLKAKTESENYIAFYSSDYSNAVMRPKLTITS
- a CDS encoding winged helix-turn-helix domain-containing protein, translated to MKKRERLEIIYDILYLISSNGNLIRPTPLLRKSNLSSSQFDNYITELIEKGFVEIHTVEYKQNYRLKKKGFEYLQKYRVILKIIEDFNL